A window of Mytilus edulis chromosome 10, xbMytEdul2.2, whole genome shotgun sequence contains these coding sequences:
- the LOC139492790 gene encoding uncharacterized protein: protein MDKRSPTDSCISNVDGSDDANGNLENGDNDSSDDAEKNDSLDEVSNSCMFQQEEQLRYGEFLKEELLNKLKSKDVRHSIPEGKKDNVCFTIDNSRNIARRVNNLRSEFSDDCGVWISSSGSTPKTYYGIFCTEKQINKKKECIPVDPQPADEKIVEISRSYSTLKQQSYKKRVTWVGKAPPSFDINFNAAVVEYKGKHPGFSAHGNSKKGNEFVRTPALLFEEMGELVKTMRPKNAYNKLLINCSDEATGPSAPRQIRDKKYRDKKKEIRNITGVTGNRGNMADNIQTIENIMQKGHSLIKHLAHSPGKTPCVILYTEEIMKDVVNLCCSGQTLLGFDKTFNICDIHVTPSVFKQLSVTKVETGEPPLFVGPMFLHDCSHFDTYSIFFSHLKTKLADEDTSELVIGSDQERSLVKAIVKSFPEATHVLCTRHLKLNLSEKMKNGVGMHRKDRLDIEQRIFGRNGISNADNSAVFEEKCEEVEEFCKEKLKPVLKGKIYEPQNAGRIEREWTNNNSESYNHVLKIAVDWKPQSLVDFVIKMTDMVEANYKDLRRAVIGRGPYTLASTHEHFKIDRHVWANKTLMERYKYFARFRRYRMKTKLVKSTDGRRVVNEARSKGKKKGQRKRKLADRTTTIKRQRVQ, encoded by the exons ATGGGTCAGATGATGCAAACGGAAACCTGGAGAATGGAGACAATGACAGTTCAGATGACGCCGAAAAAAACGATTCTCTCGATGAAGTGTCAAATTCTTGTATGTTTCAACAAGAAGAACAATTAAGATACGGAGAGTTTTTAAAAGAGGaacttttaaataaactaaaatcaAAAGATGTTAGACATAGTATCCCAGAAGGAAAGAAAGACAATGTATGTTTTACAATTGACAACTCCAGAAACATTGCAAGACGAGTTAATAACTTACGTAGTGAATTTTCCGATGACTGTGGGGTCTGGATTAGTTCCTCTGGATCAACACCTAAGACATATTAT GGTATATTTTGTACTGAAAAgcaaataaacaagaaaaaagaaTGCATTCCAGTGGATCCTCAGCCCGCCGATGAAAAAATCGTGGAAATCAGTCGTAGCTACTCCACTCTTAAGCAACAGTCATACAAGAAAAGAGTAACATGGGTCGGAAAAGCACCTCCTTCATTTGATATCAACTTCAATGCGGCTGTCGTGGAATATAAAGGCAAACACCCTGGTTTTTCTGCTCATGGCAATTCAAAAAAAGGAAACGAATTCGTTCGTACTCCAGCACTATTATTTGAAGAAATGGGAGAACTTGTGAAGACCATGCGTCCAAAAAATGCATATAATAAATTGCTTATCAACTGTAGTGATGAAGCAACCGGGCCTTCCGCACCAAGACAGATTCGTGACAAAAAATACCGCGATAAGAAGAAAGAAATTCGGAATATAACTGGCGTAACAGGAAACCGTGGAAATATGGCAGATAACATACAAACTATAGAAAATATAATGCAGAAAGGACACAGTTTAATTAAGCATTTGGCTCATTCTCCAGGTAAAACACCGTGCGTTATCCTGTATACGGAAGAAATAATGAAGGATGTTGTGAACTTGTGCTGCAGTGGACAAACTCTTTTGGGTTTcgacaaaacatttaacatttgtGACATTCATGTGACACCATCTGTTTTCAAACAACTTTCTGTCACGAAGGTTGAAACAGGAGAACCGCCTTTATTTGTTGGACCCATGTTTTTACACGACTGTTCGCATTTTGATACGTATAGTATTTTTTTCTCGCATCTTAAGACCAAACTCGCAGATGAGGACACCTCGGAATTGGTCATTGGTTCCGATCAAGAAAGATCTTTAGTTAAAGCCATTGTCAAAAGTTTTCCAGAGGCAACTCATGTATTATGTACCCGGCATTTAAAACTAAACCTTTCAGAAAAGATGAAAAATGGAGTTGGGATGCATAGAAAGGACAGATTAGATATCGAGCAACGCATTTTTGGAAGAAATGGTATATCTAATGCAGACAATAGTGCCGTTTTTGAAGAAAAGTGTGAAGAAGTCGAAGAATTCTGTAAGGAGAAA TTGAAGCCAGTACTTAAAGGGAAAATATATGAGCCGCAAAATGCGGGAAGAATTGAAAGAGAGTGGACTAACAACAACAGTGAGTCTTACAATCATGTTCTTAAGATAGCTGTTGATTGGAAGCCTCAGTCATTAGTTGACTTTGTGATAAAGATGACAGACATGGTAGAGGCTAATTATAAAGATTTACGGAGAGCAGTGATAGGGAGAGGACCTTATACGCTTGCGAGCACACACGAACATTTTAAGATTGACAGGCACGTTTGGGCAAACAAAACTTTAATGGAAAGGTACAAATATTTTGCCAGGTTCCGCCGATACCGTATGAAGACCAAATTGGTTAAGTCAACAGATGGCAGACGAGTGGTCAATGAAGCTAGGTCGAAAGGAAAGAAGAAAGGTCAAAGGAAAAGGAAACTGGCTGATAGGACAACTACGATAAAACGGCAACGCGTGCAGTAA